One window of the Staphylococcus equorum genome contains the following:
- a CDS encoding SA0632 family lipoprotein — protein sequence MKKCLALILASTIALTACGKDDEKASLEKDIDKLEKKNKDLKKEKEKLEKEQNKLQDQSKDLEKEINAET from the coding sequence AAAAGTGTTTAGCACTCATATTAGCATCGACGATTGCATTAACCGCTTGTGGTAAAGATGATGAAAAGGCTTCTTTAGAAAAAGATATAGATAAGTTAGAGAAGAAGAATAAAGATTTGAAAAAAGAAAAAGAAAAATTGGAAAAAGAGCAAAATAAATTACAAGACCAGTCGAAAGATTTAGAGAAAGAAATCAACGCTGAAACATAA